The following are encoded in a window of Vigna unguiculata cultivar IT97K-499-35 chromosome 8, ASM411807v1, whole genome shotgun sequence genomic DNA:
- the LOC114193079 gene encoding non-specific lipid-transfer protein A-like: protein MKTRFVSFFTIVAVLVVTVVATEALTCEQEQSLVAPCLEFVTKKTIAPSPLCCQGLNKIITSTPTKEEKQAACKCLKEAASHIPNLDKDRANNLPKDCKLNGFDCDLVV, encoded by the exons ATGAAGACTCGGTTCGTATCATTCTTCACTATTGTAGCAGTGTTAGTCGTCACAGTTGTTGCCACAGAGGCATTAACCTGTGAGCAAGAACAATCCTTAGTGGCACCATGCTTAGAGTTTGTGACAAAGAAAACTATTGCCCCTTCACCTCTTTGTTGCCAAGGATTGAACAAAATCATAACTTCGACACCTACAAAGGAAGAAAAACAAGCTGCATGTAAGTGCCTTAAGGAAGCAGCCTCTCATATTCCTAACCTAGACAAAGACAGAGCCAATAATCTTCCCAAAGATTGTAAACTCAATGGCTTTGATTGCGATTT aGTTGTTTAA
- the LOC114193879 gene encoding auxin response factor 6-like has product MKLSSSGFNQPGEEEGEKKCLNSELWHACAGPLVSLPPVGSRVVYFPQGHSEQVAASTNREVDAHIPNYPNLPPQLICQLHNVTMHADAETDEVYAQMTLQPLSPQEQKEVYLMPAELGTPSKQPTNYFCKTLTASDTSTHGGFSVPRRAAEKVFPPLDYSQQPPAQELIARDLHDNEWKFRHIFRGQPKRHLLTTGWSVFVSAKRLVAGDSVLFIWNEKNQLLLGIRRANRPQTIMPSSVLSSDSMHIGLLAAAAHAAATNSRFTIFYNPRASPSEFVIPLAKYVKAVYHTRVSVGMRFRMLFETEESSVRRYMGTITGISDLDPVRWPNSHWRSVKVGWDESTAGERQPRVSLWEIEPLTTFPMYPSPFPLRLRRPWPTGLPSLYGLKDGDMGIGSPFMWLQGGLGDQGMQSLNFQGLGVTPWMQPKLDSSMPGLQPELYQAMASSAFQEMRTMDPSKSSQSLLQFQQTANVPSAHTSEVQRQVLPQSQPQSTLLQNFQENQVPAQSQLLQQQLHRYHPYGDQRQQQQQLKNLPVQQQLPNVISPLSNFASGTQSQSPPMQALATHCQQQSFLEPIRNHISGSDVSPIQSLLGTFSQDGASQLLNLSGSNSVISSSILPKQMTVEPQLPSAAAQCVLPQVENLGTSQSNVSELAALPPFPGREHSAYHGAADPQSNLLFGINIDPSSLMLQNGMSNLRNMGNVNDALSLPFSASNCGGTTGTDFPLSSNMTTSSCVDESGFLQSSENVDQANTPTGTFVKVHKSGSFGRSLDISKFSSYDELRSELARMFGLEGQLGDPKTQRSGWQLVFVDRENDVLLLGDDPWQEFVNNVWYIKILSPLEVQQMGKGGSPSTSAPGHKLSTSGNSCDNYASQQELRSSRNGMASMGSFHY; this is encoded by the exons ATGAAGCTTTCTTCTTCTGGATTTAATCAACCGGGGGAAGAAGAAG GGGAGAAAAAATGTTTGAATTCTGAGCTTTGGCATGCATGTGCTGGCCCTCTGGTTTCTCTGCCTCCTGTTGGAAGTCGTGTAGTCTACTTTCCCCAAGGTCACAGTGAGCAG GTTGCTGCTTCAACCAATAGGGAAGTAGATGCACATATTCCTAATTACCCTAACTTGCCACCGCAACTTATCTGTCAGCTTCACAATGTAACGATGCAT GCGGATGCTGAAACAGATGAAGTATATGCACAAATGACTCTGCAACCTCTAAGTCCA CAAGAGCAAAAGGAGGTGTATCTTATGCCTGCTGAATTGGGCACTCCTAGCAAGCAACCAACCAACTACTTCTGCAAAACATTAACTGCAAGTGATACCAGCACTCATGGAGGATTTTCTGTTCCTCGAAGAGCAGCTGAAAAAGTCTTCCCTCCTCTT GATTACTCACAGCAGCCTCCTGCTCAAGAACTAATTGCCAGAGATCTTCATGATAATGAATGGAAGTTTAGACACATATTTCGAG GTCAGCCCAAACGACATCTTCTTACTACTGGTTGGAGTGTCTTTGTCAGTGCCAAGAGACTTGTTGCGGGTGATTCAGTCCTTTTCATCTG GaatgaaaaaaatcaattacTCTTGGGCATACGGCGAGCGAATCGTCCACAGACTATCATGCCGTCATCAGTTCTGTCAAGTGATAGCATGCACATTGGTCTTCTTGCTGCTGCAGCTCACGCAGCTGCTACAAACAGCCGCTTTACTATATTCTATAATCCTAG GGCAAGCCCATCTGAGTTTGTCATTCCTTTGGCCAAGTATGTTAAAGCAGTATATCATACACGAGTTTCTGTTGGCATGCGATTTAGGATGCTGTTTGAGACGGAAGAATCAAGTGTTCGTCG ATACATGGGTACCATAACTGGTATTAGTGATTTAGATCCTGTCCGCTGGCCAAATTCACACTGGCGTTCTGTGAAG GTTGGCTGGGATGAGTCCACCGCAGGGGAGAGGCAACCAAGAGTTTCCTTGTGGGAGATTGAACCTTTGACTACATTCCCCATGTATCCATCTCCATTCCCCTTAAGGTTGAGGCGTCCTTGGCCAACGGGCCTACCTTCTTTGTATG GTCTCAAAGATGGAGACATGGGCATTGGTTCTCCGTTCATGTGGCTCCAAGGTGGACTTGGGGATCAAGGAATGCAATCTTTAAATTTCCAGGGGCTTGGTGTTACACCATGGATGCAACCTAAACTGGACTCTTCTATGCCAGGTCTCCAACCAGAGTTATACCAAGCAATGGCTTCTTCTGCATTCCAGGAAATGAGGACAATGGATCCTTCAAAATCTTCCCAATCTCTGTTGCAGTTTCAGCAGACTGCAAATGTTCCCAGTGCTCATACCTCTGAGGTACAGAGGCAAGTATTACCACAGTCTCAGCCTCAAAGCACCCTTCTACAGAATTTTCAAGAAAACCAAGTGCCTGCTCAGTCACAACTTCTGCAACAGCAGTTGCATCGCTACCATCCATATGGTGATCAGCGGCAACAGCAGCAGCAACTTAAAAATTTGCCTGTTCAGCAGCAGTTACCAAATGTCATATCTCCCTTGTCTAATTTTGCATCAGGTACCCAGTCTCAATCTCCTCCCATGCAAGCTCTTGCTACGCATTGCCAGCAGCAGAGTTTTCTTGAACCTATCAGGAATCATATATCTGGTTCTGATGTTTCCCCTATCCAGAGTCTACTTGGAACGTTCTCCCAGGATGGAGCATCCCAGTTACTTAACTTGAGTGGATCCAATTCCGTTATATCTTCATCCATCCTACCCAAGCAAATGACAGTTGAACCTCAGCTTCCCTCTGCTGCTGCTCAGTGCGTGTTGCCTCAGGTGGAAAACTTGGGAACATCACAATCAAATGTGTCTGAGCTTGCTGCTTTGCCTCCCTTTCCTGGAAGAGAACATTCTGCATACCATGGTGCTGCTGATCCTCAGAGCAATCTATTATTTGGGATTAACATTGATCCCTCTTCTCTTATGCTGCAAAATGGCATGTCAAACCTGAGAAATATGGgcaatgtgaatgatgcattatCATTGCCATTTTCTGCTTCAAATTGTGGTGGTACCACAGGCACTGATTTTCCCTTAAGTTCAAACATGACAACTTCAAGTTGTGTGGATGAATCAGGCTTCTTGCAGTCTTCTGAAAATGTAGACCAAGCAAACACACCAACTGGAACCTTTGTTAAG GTTCACAAGTCAGGGTCCTTTGGCAGGTCACTGGACATTTCTAAGTTCAGCAGCTATGACGAGCTGCGTAGTGAGCTTGCTCGCATGTTTGGCCTTGAAGGCCAACTAGGGGACCCTAAGACTCAGAGATCAGGCTGGCAGCTTGTATTTGTTGACCGGGAGAATGATGTTCTTCTTCTTGGTGATGATCCTTGGCA GGAGTTTGTGAACAATGTGTGGTACATAAAAATCCTATCTCCACTAGAAGTGCAGCAAATGGGCAAAGGTGGTAGTCCTTCTACTTCTGCCCCAGGTCACAAACTTTCTACCTCTGGCAACTCTTGTGATAATTATGCAAGTCAACAGGAGTTGAGAAGTTCCAGAAATGGCATGGCATCAATGGGGTCTTTTCACTACTAG
- the LOC114195167 gene encoding uncharacterized protein LOC114195167: MLKTFKSPTNVSRVTLIRFKIPFFPLCTTAPGSNLNDNECESSDAETEWERLLKPFDLKQLRRSLAPISPFQLCKLLVLPLDIPTSMELFQRAGAQKGYCHTFDAYYLLIDKLGAVGDFKIVENLLKQMKDEGVVFKESLFILIMKHYGKAGLPGQATRLLLDMWGVYSCDPTFKSYNVVLQILVDGNCPRVAPNVFYDMLSRGVSPTVHTFGLVMKALCVVNEVDSACSLLRDMAKHGCVPNSVIYQTLIHALCENNRVSEAMRLLEDMFLMCCEPDVQTFNDVIRGLCRAGRIHEAAKLLDRMLLRGFGADALTYGYLMHGLCRMGQVDEARTLLNKIPSPNTVLYNTLINGYVSSGRFEEAKDVLYNSMVTAGYEPDAYTFNIMIDGLCKKGYLVSALEFLSEVVAKGFEPNVITYTILINGFCKQGRLEEVAEILNSMSAKGLSLTTVGYNCLICALSKDGKIKEALQLFCEMSTKGCKPDIYTFNSLIHGLCMNDKMEQALSLYHDMFLEGVIANTVTYNTLISALLMRDSVQQAFKLVDEMLFRGCPLDSITYNGLIKVLCKTGSVEKGLGLFEEMLGKGIFPTIITCNILISALCKTGKVNDALKFLRDMIHRGLTPNIVSYNCLINGLCKMGHVQEALNIFNRLQGEGICPDDITYNTLISRHCHEDMFNEACLLLYRGVDNGFIPNEITWSILINYFVKKIPRGARLSKDYMVEFGASSSEHFLVGVNFRVGGWLFPWTSLNYRDKGSGAFEFGTFDFPEENEAPTDVEETFTFDNFTGSLRAICGHRLSTSGNSCDNYVSQEELGSSRNSMASMGDFSIVGHSSLIHVRSTLLLLLLLDFEMNRALLPKHVAAVVKAQKDPLKALEMFNSAKKESGFKHTLLTYKCMVQKLGHHGEFEKMEKVLSEMRECVNNALLEGAYIEAMKNYGRKGKVQEAVDTFERMDFYNCDPSVHSYNAIMNILVEYGYHEQAHKVYMRMRDRGVESDVYTYTVRIKSFCRTSRPHAALRLLRNMPELGCDSNAVAYCTVVAGLYDSGDHAHARVLFDEMLARCLCPDVVTFNKLLHVLCKKGLVSESEQLLGKALKRGVCPNLFTFNIFVQGLCREGAVDRAVRLLDSVLREGLSLDVVTYNILICGLCRNSWVVEAEGYLRKMVNDGFEPDAFTYNSIIDGYCKKGMVQCANRVLKDAIFRGFKPDEFTYCSLINGFCRDDDPDQAMAVFKDGLGKGLRPSVVVYNTLIKGLSQQGLILPALQLMNEMSENGCQPNIWTYNLVINGLCKMGCVSDANHLVDDAIAKGCLPDIFTYNTLIDGYCKQMKLDNATEVVNRMWSLGMTPDVITYNTLLNGLCKAGKSEEVMEIFKAMEEKGCAPNIVTYNIIVESLCKAKKVFEAVDLLGEMKSKGLKPDVVSFGTLITGFCKIGDLDGAYRLFRRMEKQYDVCHTTATYNIIVSAFSEQLNMNMAMKLFSKMKGNGCDPDNYTYRVIIDGFCKMGNISLGYNFLLENIEKGFIPSLTTFGRVLNCLCAEDKVPEAVSIIHCMLQKGIIPNTVNTIFEADKKVVAAPKILVEDLLKKGHITYHTYELLYDGIRDKKIPKKRLKTANSLHQGAR; encoded by the exons ATGTTGAAAACATTCAAATCCCCAACCAATGTGAGTAGGGTCACGCTAATTCGCTTCAAAATCCCTTTTTTCCCACTTTGCACAACTGCCCCGGGCAGCAATTTGAATGATAATGAATGTGAGAGTAGTGATGCTGAGACAGAATGGGAGAGATTGCTCAAACCCTTTGACCTCAAACAGCTTAGAAGGTCACTCGCCCCAATTAGCCCTTTTCAGCTTTGTAAATTGCTGGTGCTTCCTCTTGACATTCCCACTTCAATGGAGCTGTTTCAAAGGGCTGGTGCCCAAAAGGGGTATTGCCACACCTTTGATGCCTACTATCTCTTAATTGATAAGCTTGGGGCTGTTGGGGACTTCAAAATTGTTGAAAACTTGTTGAAGCAAATGAAAGATGAAGGAGTTGTGTTTAAGGAATCACTCTTTATTTTGATCATGAAGCATTATGGGAAGGCAGGGTTGCCTGGCCAGGCAACTAGGCTTTTGTTGGACATGTGGGGTGTTTATTCCTGTGACCCCACTTTTAAGTCCTATAATGTTGTGTTGCAGATTCTTGTTGATGGGAATTGTCCTAGGGTGGCACCTAATGTTTTTTATGACATGTTGAGTAGAGGTGTTTCTCCCACCGTGCATACCTTTGGTTTGGTCATGAAAGCCTTGTGTGTGGTTAATGAAGTTGATTCGGCTTGCTCGCTTCTCAGGGACATGGCGAAGCACGGGTGTGTTCCAAATTCGGTCATTTATCAGACCCTGATTCATGCTCTTTGTGAAAACAATAGAGTGAGTGAAGCGATGCGGCTTTTGGAGGACATGTTTCTGATGTGCTGTGAGCCTGATGTTCAGACCTTCAATGATGTCATCCGTGGCCTTTGCAGGGCTGGTCGGATTCACGAGGCAGCAAAGTTGCTTGATCGAATGCTTCTTCGAGGTTTCGGCGCCGATGCTCTCACTTATGGATATTTAATGCATGGGTTGTGCAGAATGGGGCAAGTTGATGAAGCAAGGACCTTACTGAACAAAATTCCCAGTCCCAACACTGTGCTCTATAATACATTAATCAATGGATATGTTTCTAGTGGAAGGTTTGAAGAAGCCAAGGATGTTCTGTACAATAGCATGGTAACTGCGGGTTATGAACCTGATGCTTACACGTTTAACATAATGATAGATGGACTATGCAAGAAAGGGTATTTGGTTTCGGCCCTTGAATTTTTATCTGAGGTGGTAGCAAAAGGCTTTGAGCCCAATGTGATCACGTACACCATATTGATAAATGGTTTCTGCAAGCAAGGCAGATTAGAGGAAGTGGCTGAAATTTTGAATAGCATGTCTGCCAAGGGTCTGAGTCTGACTACAGTAGGGTACAATTGCTTGATCTGTGCACTGTCAAAGGATGGGAAGATTAAAGAAGCTTTGCAACTGTTTTGCGAAATGTCAACCAAAGGATGTAAACCTGacatttatacatttaattctTTAATACATGGACTGTGCATGAATGATAAGATGGAACAGGCCTTGAGTTTGTATCATGACATGTTCTTGGAGGGTGTCATTGCTAACACAGTAACGTACAATACGTTGATTAGTGCTCTTCTTATGAGAGATTCAGTTCAACAAGCATTTAAGCTTGTTGATGAAATGCTATTTAGAGGGTGTCCTCTAGACAGTATTACGTATAATGGCCTTATTAAAGTTCTCTGTAAAACTGGGTCAGTTGAAAAAGGATTGGGATTGTTTGAAGAAATGCTTGGGAAAGGAATTTTTCCAACCATTATAACTTGCAATATTTTGATCAGTGCCTTGTGTAAAACTGGAAAAGTAAATGATGCTCTTAAATTTCTTCGGGATATGATTCATCGTGGTTTGACGCCAAATATAGTCAGTTATAACTGCCTGATCAATGGTCTTTGTAAGATGGGTCATGTTCAAGAGGCACTAAACATTTTTAATAGGTTACAAGGTGAAGGAATTTGTCCTGATGATATTACATATAACACACTTATCAGTAGACACTGTCATGAGGATATGTTTAATGAGGCGTGTCTGCTTTTATATAGAGGTGTAGATAATGGGTTCATTCCCAATGAAATCACTTGGTCAATACTGATaaactattttgtaaaaaaaataccaCGGGGAGCAAGACTTTCTAAGGATTACATGGTAGAATTTGGAGCTTCTTCTTCT GAACACTTCCTGGTGGGGGTGAATTTCAGGGTTGGTGGTTGGTTGTTCCCATGGACTAGCTTGAATTATAGGGACAAGGGAAGTGGCGCG TTTGAGTTTGGGACATTTGATTTTCCAGAGGAGAATGAAGCACCAACAGATGTTGAAG AAACATTTACATTTGACAATTTTACAGGGAGTTTGAGAGCAATATGTGGTCACAGACTTTCTACATCTGGCAATTCCTGCGATAATTATGTGAGCCAAGAAGAGTTGGGAAGTTCCAGAAATAGCATGGCATCAATGGGGGATTTTTCAATAGTAGGACATTCTTCCTT AATCCATGTGAGAAGcacccttcttcttcttcttcttcttgattTTGAGATGAATCGTGCACTGCTTCCGAAGCACGTTGCGGCGGTGGTGAAAGCCCAAAAGGACCCTCTGAAAGCGCTGGAAATGTTCAACTCGGCGAAAAAGGAGTCTGGCTTCAAGCACACGCTGCTAACGTACAAGTGCATGGTACAGAAGCTGGGCCATCACGGCGAGTTCGAGAAGATGGAGAAGGTGCTTTCGGAAATGAGAGAGTGCGTCAACAACGCGCTTCTGGAAGGCGCGTACATCGAGGCCATGAAAAACTACGGTAGGAAGGGGAAGGTTCAGGAAGCAGTGGACACCTTCGAACGCATGGACTTCTACAACTGCGACCCCTCCGTTCACTCCTACAACGCCATCATGAACATTCTGGTGGAGTACGGTTACCATGAGCAAGCCCACAAAGTGTACATGAGGATGAGGGACAGAGGGGTGGAATCTGATGTGTACACCTACACCGTAAGGATCAAGTCCTTCTGCAGAACTTCCAGGCCTCACGCTGCTCTCAGACTCCTTCGTAACATGCCTGAACTTGGGTGTGATTCCAATGCTGTCGCCTACTGCACTGTCGTTGCTGGGCTGTATGATTCTGGTGACCATGCTCATGCGCGTGttctgtttgatgaaatgcTTGCGCGGTGTTTGTGTCCCGATGTTGTCACGTTTAATAAGCTTTTGCATGTGCTTTGTAAAAAGGGTCTTGTTTCTGAAAGTGAGCAGCTTCTCGGCAAGGCTTTGAAGAGGGGAGTTTGTCCTAATTTGTTcacctttaatatttttgttcaagGGCTTTGTAGGGAAGGGGCTGTTGACCGTGCTGTTAGGTTGTTGGATAGTGTGTTGAGGGAGGGATTGAGTCTTGATGTCGTCACTTATAATATATTGATATGTGGTCTGTGTAGGAATTCGTGGGTTGTGGAGGCAGAGGGTTACTTGCGGAAAATGGTGAATGATGGATTTGAGCCTGATGCTTTTACTTATAATAGTATTATTGATGGGTACTGCAAGAAGGGGATGGTGCAATGTGCGAATAGGGTACTGAAGGATGCAATTTTTAGGGGTTTTAAACCTGATGAGTTTACTTATTGTTCCCTAATTAATGGGTTTTGCCGGGACGATGATCCTGATCAAGCCATGGCGGTCTTTAAGGATGGACTGGGAAAAGGTTTGAGGCCGAGCGTTGTTGTTTACAATACCTTGATTAAAGGGTTGTCTCAGCAGGGTCTTATTTTGCCAGCTTTGCAATTGATGAATGAGATGTCGGAAAATGGTTGTCAACCCAATATATGGACttataatttagttataaatGGCTTGTGCAAGATGGGTTGTGTGTCTGATGCTAATCATCTTGTAGATGATGCTATTGCCAAAGGGTGCCTCCCGGACATATTTACCTATAATACTTTGATCGATGGCTATTGTAAACAGATGAAGTTAGACAATGCAACTGAGGTAGTAAATAGAATGTGGAGTCTGGGCATGACTCCCGATGTTATCACATACAACACTTTGCTGAATGGGCTTTGCAAGGCTGGAAAATCTGAAGAAGTAATGGAGATTTTCAAAGCTATGGAGGAGAAGGGATGTGCTCCTAACATAGTTACGTATAACATTATTGTAGAGAGCCTTTGTAAAGCTAAGAAAGTATTTGAAGCTGTAGATTTGCTTGGggaaatgaaaagcaagggttTGAAACCTGATGTTGTTAGTTTTGGCACATTGATCACTGGGTTCTGTAAGATTGGGGATCTAGATGGTGCTTACAGGTTATTTAGAAGGATGGAGAAACAATACGATGTTTGCCATACAACAGCAACATATAACATCATAGTCAGTGCATTTTCTGAACAACTCAACATGAATATGGCCATGAAGCTCTTCTCTAAGATGAAGGGCAATGGCTGTGACCCAGACAACTATACCTATCGGGTTATCATAGATGGCTTTTGCAAAATGGGAAATATTTCTCTAGGATACAATTTTCTTTTGGAAAATATTGAAAAGGGGTTTATACCGTCATTGACAACATTTGGACGGGTTTTAAATTGTCTGTGTGCAGAGGACAAGGTTCCAGAAGCAGTTAGTATCATCCACTGTATGTTACAAAAGGGCATCATTCCAAATACTGTAAATACAATTTTTGAAGCTGATAAAAAGGTGGTAGCGGCGCCTAAGATTCTTGTAGAAGATTTGTTGAAAAAGGGTCACATAACTTATCACACTTACGAACTACTCTATGATGGTATTAGAGATAAAAAGATACCCAAGAAAAGACTCAAAACTGCGAATTCTCTTCATCAAGGGGCCAGGTGA
- the LOC114193698 gene encoding pentatricopeptide repeat-containing protein At5g16860 has protein sequence MCKQPLKTKVLLSLSLSPFSNSTRFFSSAASSTATITIIPSILKQCNSLTHAKVWHQQSIVQGLLHLVTDLIGAYMACNSPAAAIQLLQRLPPSPSSVFWWNQLIRRALHLGTPRQVFALFRRMKSLGWTPDHYTFPFVFKACPFLSLGASLHATVARSGFASNVFVCNALVSMYGKCGAVTHAQHVFDDLCQRGVQDLVSWNSIVSAYMGASDSKTSLLLFRKMTRLNLMSPDVISLVNVLPACASLAALLHGREVHGFAIRSGLVDDVFVGNAVVDMYAKCGEVEEANKVFQRMVFKDVVSWNAMVTGYSQAGRLEHALSLFERMREEDIELDVVTWTAVITGYAQRGQGCEALDVFRQMCSCGSRPNAVTLVSLLSACASVGALLHGKETHCYAIKFILGLDGHDTGDDDLKVFNGLIDMYAKCQNTEVARKMFDSVSSKDRDVVTWTVMIGGYAQHGDANHALQLFSEMFYEYIKPNDFTLSCGLVACARLAALRFGRQIHAYVLRNCCGSVMLFVANCLIDMYSKCGDVDTAQMVFDNMAHRNAVSWTSLMTGYGMHGRGDDAVRVFDEMRKVSLVPDGITFLVLLYACSHSGMVDQGIDFFNRMRKEFGVEPGPEHYACMVDLWGRAGRLGEAMKLIDEMPMEPTPVVWVALLSACRLHSNVEVGELAAKRLSELESGNDGSYTLLSNIYANASRWKDVARIRYMMKRSGIKKRPGCSWVQGRKGVATFFVGDRSHSQSQQIYETLADLIHRIKAIGYVPQTSFALHDVDDEEKGDLLFEHSEKLALAYAVLTLPPAAPIRITKNLRICGDCHTAITYISKIIENEIILRDSSRFHHFRNGSCSCKGYW, from the coding sequence ATGTGTAAGCAACCATTGAAGACGAAGGTGTTGCTGTCACTGTCACTGTCACCATTCTCCAACAGCACTCGCTTCTTCTCTTCTGCGGCTTCTTCAACTGCAACCATCACAATCATACCTTCAATCTTGAAACAATGCAACTCCTTAACCCACGCCAAAGTGTGGCATCAGCAGAGCATCGTGCAGGGTCTTCTGCATTTGGTGACGGACCTAATCGGAGCATACATGGCCTGCAATTCCCCTGCCGCCGCCATTCAGCTTCTACAGCGCCTCCCTCCGTCGCCGTCTTCCGTTTTCTGGTGGAACCAACTCATAAGGCGCGCCCTTCATCTCGGAACCCCTCGCCAAGTTTTCGCTCTTTTCCGTCGGATGAAGTCACTGGGGTGGACCCCTGACCACTATACCTTCCCTTTTGTCTTCAAAGCTTGTCCCTTTCTCTCCCTCGGTGCTTCCCTCCATGCTACCGTCGCACGATCTGGCTTTGCCTCCAATGTGTTCGTTTGCAATGCGCTGGTCTCAATGTATGGCAAGTGCGGCGCCGTCACCCACGCACAGCACGTGTTCGATGATTTGTGTCAGCGGGGTGTTCAGGACTTGGTGTCGTGGAATTCTATTGTGTCTGCTTATATGGGGGCGTCCGATTCAAAGACTTCACTTTTGTTGTTTCGTAAAATGACTAGACTGAATTTGATGTCCCCAGACGTGATCAGCCTCGTTAACGTACTTCCTGCTTGTGCTTCCCTGGCTGCCTTGCTGCATGGTAGAGAGGTTCATGGGTTTGCTATCAGAAGCGGGTTGGTGGATGATGTTTTTGTGGGAAATGCTGTGGTTGATATGTATGCTAAGTGTGGGGAGGTGGAGGAGGCCAATAAGGTTTTCCAGAGGATGGTGTTTAAAGATGTTGTTTCTTGGAACGCCATGGTGACTGGGTATTCTCAAGCTGGCAGATTGGAACATGCTCTTTCTTTGTTTGAGAGGATGCGGGAGGAAGACATTGAGCTAGATGTTGTGACATGGACGGCTGTTATCACAGGTTATGCTCAGCGAGGACAGGGTTGTGAAGCTTTGGATGTGTTTAGGCAGATGTGCAGTTGTGGTTCTCGTCCGAATGCGGTCACTCTAGTCTCCTTACTTTCAGCTTGTGCCTCTGTTGGGGCATTGCTCCATGGGAAAGAAACTCATTGTTATGCAATCAAATTTATTCTGGGCTTAGATGGACATGATACTGGGGACGATGATTTGAAGGTGTTTAATGGTCTCATTGACATGTATGCTAAATGCCAAAACACAGAGGTGGCTAGAAAAATGTTTGATTCCGTGTCTTCAAAAGATAGAGATGTGGTTACCTGGACTGTGATGATTGGTGGGTATGCCCAACATGGTGATGCCAATCATGCTCTACAGCTTTTCTCCGAGATGTTTTATGAGTATATAAAGCCTAATGATTTCACTTTATCATGTGGCCTTGTGGCCTGTGCTCGTTTGGCAGCATTGAGGTTTGGAAGGCAAATCCATGCTTATGTGTTGCGCAATTGCTGTGGTTCTGTTATGCTGTTTGTGGCTAATTGTCTTATAGACATGTATTCCAAATGTGGAGATGTGGATACCGCTCAGATGGTTTTTGACAACATGGCACATAGAAATGCTGTCTCTTGGACGTCTTTAATGACTGGATACGGCATGCATGGGCGTGGTGATGATGCTGTCCGGGTTTTTGATGAGATGAGGAAAGTGTCTCTAGTGCCTGACGGCATAACCTTTCTTGTTTTGCTTTATGCTTGTAGTCATTCGGGAATGGTGGATCAGGGTATTGATTTCTTTAATAGAATGAGGAAGGAATTTGGGGTAGAACCTGGACCAGAGCATTATGCTTGCATGGTTGATCTCTGGGGTCGCGCTGGTCGGTTAGGAGAAGCTATGAAGCTCATTGATGAAATGCCAATGGAACCAACCCCAGTAGTGTGGGTGGCCTTGCTCAGTGCCTGTCGGTTACATTCAAATGTGGAAGTTGGGGAACTTGCGGCAAAGCGTTTGTCAGAATTGGAATCAGGGAATGATGGATCATACACGTTGCTTTCAAACATATACGCCAATGCCAGTCGCTGGAAAGACGTAGCTAGGATTAGATATATGATGAAACGAAGTGGAATCAAGAAAAGACCTGGTTGCAGCTGGGTGCAAGGAAGGAAAGGCGTTGCAACCTTTTTTGTGGGAGACAGATCTCACTCACAGTCTCAACAGATATATGAAACACTTGCAGACTTGATTCACCGCATTAAAGCCATTGGGTATGTTCCTCAGACAAGTTTTGCTCTCCATGATGTTGATGATGAAGAAAAGGGTGACCTGCTTTTTGAACATAGTGAGAAGTTGGCTCTTGCCTATGCCGTTCTAACGTTACCACCAGCTGCACCCATTCGAATAACCAAGAATTTACGCATCTGTGGTGATTGCCACACTGCCATAACCTACATATCCAAGATTATTGAAAATGAGATCATACTGAGAGATTCAAGTCGCTTCCATCATTTCAGAAACGGATCCTGCTCATGTAAAGGCTACTGGTGA